The following proteins are co-located in the Megalobrama amblycephala isolate DHTTF-2021 linkage group LG12, ASM1881202v1, whole genome shotgun sequence genome:
- the clcn6 gene encoding H(+)/Cl(-) exchange transporter 6 — protein MACCGGCLCCQCCCNEGETRTPEELTILGETREDDDEILPRKDYESLDYDRCINEPFLEVLEGLDNKKAKKYEAIKWILVFAIGVSTGLTGLFVDFFVRLFTQLKFSLVGQSVEECSENGCLALSLLELLALNMMFIFISSVLVLIEPVAAGSGIPEIKSYLNGVKIPGIVRLRTFICKVTGVLFAVAGGLFVGKEGPMIHSGAIVGAGLPQFQSITFKKILFHFPYFRSDRDKRDFVSAGAAAGVAAAFGAPIGGTLFSLEEGSSFWNQALTWKVLFCSMSATFTLNFFRSGINFNKWGSFQLPGLLNFGEFKCTDGDKSCHLWTAVDLAFFVLMGVAGGLLGALFNCINKRLAKYRMRNVHPKARFVRVLESLLVCMVTSLVIFMASVTLGECRDLVSTTNNTTSTQGSVNEEVNSTIRRFFCYNNTYNDMATLFFNPQEVAIHQLFHQNATFSPVTLSLFFVLYFFLSCWTYGVSVPSGLFVPSLLCGASLGRLVANILKINFHMQIYSGTFALIGAAAFLGGVVRMTISLTVILIESTNEITYGLPIMITLMVAKWTGDFFNKGIYDIHIHLKGVPLLEWETEVEMDKLTASDIMEPNLTYVYPHTRIQSLVSILRTTVYHAFPVVTENRDNEKEFMKGNILISNNIKFKKTSVLTRAGEQRRRCQSMKSYPSSELRNVCDEQVVVEPAEEGQDMLQQMLERRYVPYPNLYPDQSPSEEWTMEERFRPLTFHGLILRSQLVNLLIRGVCYAENQSSASQPRLSHSEMTEDYPRFPDIHDLDLALLNPRMIVDVTPYMNPSPYTVSPNTRVSQVFNLFRTMGLRHLPVVNAVGEIVGIITRHNLTHEFLVAKLRQHYITI, from the exons ATGGCGTGCTGTGGAGGATGTTTGTGTTGTCAGTGCTGCTGCAATGAAGGCGAAACAAGAACACCAGAGGAGCTG ACAATACTGGGTGAAACCAGAGAAGACGATGATGAAATATTGCCAAGAAAAGACTATGAG AGTTTGGATTATGACCGATGTATTAATGAGCCATTCTTGGAGGTTTTAGAGGGGTTGGATAATAAG AAAGCCAAAAAGTATGAAGCCATAAAGTGGATTTTGGTCTTTGCGATTGGAGTATCAACAGGACTG ACTGGCCTGTTTGTGGATTTCTTTGTGCGGCTCTTCACTCAGCTGAAGTTCAGCTTGGTTGGACAAT CTGTGGAGGAATGCAGTGAGAATGGCTGTTTAGCTCTCTCATTACTGGAGCTGCTGGCTCTCAATATGATGTTCATATTCATCTCCAGTGTTCTGGTGCTCATTGAG CCTGTTGCAGCTGGGTCTGGCATCCCAGAAATTAAAAGTTACCTTAACGGAGTAAAGATTCCAGGAATTGTGCGGCTGCGGACCTTCATTTGTAAGGTCACTGGGGTCCTGTTTGCTGTTGCTGGAG GATTGTTTGTGGGTAAAGAGGGACCAATGATCCACAGTGGAGCGATAGTAGGGGCAGGACTTCCTCAG TTTCAGAGCATCACCTTCAAGAAGATCCTTTTTCACTTCCCCTATTTCCGCAGTGACAG GGACAAAAGGGATTTTGTCTCAGCGGGTGCAGCGGCCGGAGTTGCAGCTGCCTTCGGGGCACCCATAGGGGGCACACTCTTTAGTCTGGAGGAAGGGTCATCCTTCTGGAACCAGGCTCTCACATGGAAAGTG TTGTTCTGCTCCATGTCTGCCACTTTCACACTCAATTTCTTTCGTTCTGGGATCAACTTCAATAAATGGGGATCATTCCAGCTCCCTGGCCTGCTCAACTTTGGGGAATTTAAG TGCACAGATGGAGATAAGTCATGTCATTTGTGGACGGCAGTAGATTTGGCATTTTTTGTATTAATGGGGGTGGCAGGAGGTCTGCTTGGCGCGCTGTTCAACTGCATCAACAAACGGCTCGCAAAATACCGCATGAGAAACGTTCATCCCAAAGCAAGATTCGTCAG GGTGTTGGAGAGTCTGTTGGTATGTATGGTGACTTCATTAGTGATCTTCATGGCTTCAGTGACTCTGGGGGAGTGCCGCGATTTAGTCTCCACCACAAATAACACCACATCAACACAG GGGTCTGTAAATGAGGAGGTGAACTCAACCATACGGCGATTCTTCTGCTACAACAACACATATAATGACATGGCGACTCTGTTCTTCAACCCTCAAGAGGTGGCAATCCACCAGCTCTTCCACCAGAATG CTACCTTTAGTCCGGTCACCCTCTCGCTGTTCTTTGTGCTGTATTTTTTTCTGAGCTGTTGGACATATGGTGTGTCCGTCCCCAGTGGTCTGTTTGTCCCGTCTCTTCTCTGTGGAGCTTCACTTGGACGCCTGGTGGCTAATATCCTCAAAAT TAACTTCCACATGCAAATCTATTCGGGGACCTTTGCCTTGATTGGAGCAGCTGCTTTCCTAGGAGGTGTGGTTAGAATGACCATCAGCCTGACAGTCATCTTAATTGAATCGACCAATGAGATCACCTACGGACTTCCTATTATGATAACACTAATG GTGGCCAAATGGACAGGAGATTTCTTTAATAAGGGAATATATGATATTCACATTCACCTGAAAGGAGTCCCGCTGCTGGAGTGGGAAACAGAAGTCGAGATGGACAA ATTGACAGCCAGTGACATCATGGAGCCCAACCTGACATATGTGTATCCTCACACCCGTATTCAGTCTCTGGTCAGCATCCTGAGGACCACAGTCTATCACGCCTTCCCTGTCGTCACAGAGAACAGAGATAATGAGAAGGAGTTTATGAAAGGAAATATCCTCATAAGCAACAATATAAAATTCAAG AAAACCAGCGTGTTGACGCGTGCGGGGGAGCAGAGACGGAGGTGTCAGTCAATGAAATCATACCCGTCAAGTGAGCTACGCAATGTATGTGATGAGCAGGTTGTTGTGGAGCCAGCGGAGGAAGGGCAGGACATGCTTCAGCAGATGCTGGAGAGGAG GTATGTGCCGTACCCAAACCTTTACCCAGACCAGTCGCCCAGTGAGGAGTGGACCATGGAGGAGAGGTTCCGCCCGCTCACCTTTCACGGACTCATCTTGCGTTCACAGCTCGTCAACTTGCTCATCCGCGGCGTCTGCTATGCTGAAAACCAGTCG AGCGCCTCACAGCCACGGCTCTCTCATTCAGAGATGACTGAGGACTACCCACGATTCCCTGACATCCACGATCTCGACCTGGCCCTTCTCAACCCACGCATGATTGTG gatgTGACTCCTTACATGAACCCCAGTCCGTATACAGTCTCTCCAAACACGCGCGTCTCCCAAGTATTCAATCTGTTCAGGACCATGGGGCTTCGACACTTACCTGTAGTCAATGCAGTGGGAGAG ATTGTGGGAATAATCACCAGACATAATCTTACCCACGAGTTTTTAGTTGCTAAACTTCGACAGCATTACATCACAATCTAA